One genomic segment of Gemmatimonadota bacterium includes these proteins:
- the murJ gene encoding murein biosynthesis integral membrane protein MurJ has translation MSTWGGARLIAAGILLSRIFGLVRQKVLAFFLGDGMAADVLTAAFRIPNFLQNLFGEGVLSASFIPVYSRLLADGKREEAGRVAGAVFALLALTTAVLVLGGMAATPLLVDLIAPGFAGDARALAVRLVRLIFPGVGMLVLSAWCLGVLNSHRRFFLSYASPVLFNLTVIVALLAQGNGETADRIAWIAAVASVAGSALQFAVQLPLVLRSEPGLRFTPDLSSPLVRSVATRFGTVVFGRGVVQVSAFVDTAIASFISVGSVATLGYAQAISMLPVSLFGMSVSAAELPAMSGEVGDEAQVAAAIRTRLDRGLARIAFFVVPSAAAFLLIGDVLAAGLYRGGAFTVQSGLWVWMALAGSAIGLVAGTMGRLYSSASYAMGDATTPLRYALIRVVLGACLGATGVLLITRATTLDPRYAIFALTAGSGIAAWVEYQLLRRAIGRRVGPTGVPGRRLATLWALALVAGLLAFGTRLPLQAEGVNAIVQATAAVAVFGAAYLGGARLLKVDDARRA, from the coding sequence GTGAGCACCTGGGGCGGCGCCCGCCTGATCGCCGCGGGGATCCTGCTCAGCCGCATCTTCGGGCTCGTGCGCCAGAAGGTGTTGGCGTTCTTCCTTGGCGACGGGATGGCGGCCGACGTGCTCACCGCCGCCTTCCGCATCCCGAACTTCCTGCAGAACCTGTTCGGTGAAGGCGTGCTCTCGGCGTCGTTCATCCCGGTCTACTCACGGCTCCTCGCCGACGGGAAGCGCGAGGAGGCGGGGCGCGTCGCCGGCGCGGTCTTCGCACTGCTCGCGCTCACGACCGCCGTGCTCGTCCTCGGCGGCATGGCGGCGACGCCGCTGCTCGTCGACCTGATCGCGCCGGGCTTCGCCGGCGATGCTCGCGCCCTCGCGGTGCGGCTCGTCCGCCTGATCTTCCCCGGTGTGGGCATGCTCGTGCTCTCCGCCTGGTGCCTCGGCGTGCTCAACTCGCACCGCCGCTTCTTCCTGTCGTACGCGTCGCCGGTGCTGTTCAACCTCACGGTGATCGTCGCGCTGCTCGCGCAGGGGAACGGGGAGACGGCCGACCGCATCGCGTGGATCGCGGCGGTGGCGAGCGTCGCGGGGAGCGCGCTGCAGTTCGCGGTCCAGCTGCCGCTCGTGCTTCGAAGCGAGCCAGGGCTGCGCTTCACGCCCGACCTCTCGTCGCCGTTGGTGCGCAGCGTGGCGACACGGTTCGGCACGGTCGTGTTCGGCCGCGGCGTGGTGCAGGTGAGCGCCTTCGTCGACACCGCGATCGCGTCGTTCATCAGCGTGGGGTCGGTGGCGACGCTCGGGTACGCTCAGGCCATCTCGATGCTGCCCGTTTCGCTCTTCGGCATGTCGGTGTCGGCCGCCGAGCTGCCGGCGATGTCCGGCGAGGTGGGGGACGAGGCGCAGGTCGCCGCGGCGATCCGCACGCGCCTCGACCGCGGGCTCGCGCGGATCGCCTTCTTTGTCGTGCCGTCGGCCGCGGCCTTCCTGCTCATCGGCGACGTGCTCGCCGCGGGGCTGTACCGCGGCGGCGCGTTCACGGTGCAGAGCGGGCTCTGGGTGTGGATGGCGCTCGCGGGGAGCGCGATCGGCCTCGTGGCGGGGACGATGGGGCGGCTCTACTCCTCGGCGAGTTACGCGATGGGCGATGCGACGACCCCGCTGCGCTACGCGCTCATCCGCGTGGTGCTCGGCGCCTGCCTCGGTGCAACGGGAGTCCTGCTCATCACGCGGGCCACCACGCTCGATCCGCGCTACGCGATCTTCGCGCTCACCGCCGGCTCGGGCATCGCCGCCTGGGTGGAGTACCAGCTGCTGCGCCGCGCCATCGGACGGCGGGTGGGCCCGACCGGCGTGCCGGGCCGCCGCTTGGCGACGCTGTGGGCGCTCGCGCTCGTCGCGGGACTCCTCGCATTCGGTACGCGGCTCCCGCTCCAGGCCGAGGGCGTCAATGCGATCGTGCAGGCGACGGCGGCCGTCGCGGTGTTCGGCGCCGCGTACCTCGGCGGGGCCCGGCTCCTCAAGGTGGACGATGCGCGACGCGCCTGA
- the uvrC gene encoding excinuclease ABC subunit UvrC, translating to MRDAPEAVVLKLAHLPESPGVYLWMDAAGEILYVGKAKRLRPRVRSYFASDHWDNPKTQRLVERIADVETIVVPDEAHALVLEQNLIKEHRPKYNVMLRDDKSYPYIKVTVQEPYPRVLVTRQLKGEGARYFGPYTDVAAMRRALDVVKRVFTVRSCRYDMPREMPDRACLDHHIGLCKAPCIGLQSQAEYRAMIDEVVDFLDGRTDDVVKRVKARMEQAAEALEFERAAELRDAIARLQRLEEPTVVMEVEGGDRDVVGYARDGDDAAATLLRIRQGKLVAREHRFLEGVEGETDGNVLSAYLVGSYLKAPARARELLIPFDFEDRELFEQALAGEAKVLYPQRGPKRELLDLAEQNARHLLEEFKLADQEIDQRAADPVYELGQQLGLEKLPRSLVCFDNSTAQGKDSVGSIVWFENGRPRRAEYRTMKVKTVDEAAGPDDFQSMREVVGRYFRRRLEERKPLPDLVVVDGGKGQLSAADEALQALGLGALPLVSLAKREEEIFVRGRSEPLRLSRRSPALRLMQQARDEAHRTAVGYNRKRRSMRTLTSELLSIPGVGPKKRSMLLATFGSLQGVKEASLEQIAGVEGFSETSAKRVLQALGVLPATGPVEPIPPAATEPTSE from the coding sequence ATGCGCGACGCGCCTGAGGCCGTCGTCCTCAAGCTCGCGCACCTGCCCGAGTCGCCAGGGGTCTACCTCTGGATGGACGCGGCAGGGGAGATCCTCTACGTCGGCAAGGCGAAGCGGCTGCGGCCCCGCGTCCGCAGCTACTTCGCGAGCGACCATTGGGACAATCCCAAGACCCAGCGCCTCGTCGAGCGGATCGCCGACGTCGAGACGATCGTGGTGCCCGACGAGGCGCACGCGCTCGTCCTCGAACAGAACCTCATCAAGGAGCACCGGCCCAAGTACAACGTGATGCTGCGGGACGACAAGTCGTACCCGTACATCAAGGTGACGGTGCAGGAACCGTATCCGCGCGTCCTCGTCACCCGGCAGCTCAAGGGCGAGGGGGCCCGCTACTTCGGGCCGTACACCGACGTGGCCGCGATGCGCCGCGCGCTCGATGTGGTGAAGCGCGTCTTCACCGTCCGCTCGTGTCGCTACGACATGCCGCGCGAGATGCCGGATCGTGCCTGTCTCGACCATCACATCGGGCTCTGCAAGGCGCCCTGCATCGGCCTCCAGTCGCAGGCGGAGTATCGCGCGATGATCGACGAGGTGGTCGACTTCCTCGACGGGCGGACCGACGACGTCGTGAAGCGCGTGAAGGCGCGGATGGAGCAGGCGGCCGAGGCGCTCGAGTTCGAGCGCGCGGCGGAGCTGCGCGACGCGATCGCCCGGCTGCAGCGGCTGGAGGAGCCGACCGTGGTGATGGAGGTCGAGGGAGGTGACCGCGATGTGGTCGGGTACGCGCGCGACGGCGATGACGCCGCGGCCACGCTCCTCCGCATCCGCCAGGGGAAGCTCGTCGCACGCGAGCATCGCTTCCTCGAGGGCGTGGAGGGCGAGACCGACGGCAATGTGCTCTCGGCGTACCTCGTCGGCTCGTACCTGAAGGCGCCGGCTCGCGCGCGCGAACTGCTCATCCCCTTCGACTTCGAGGACCGCGAGCTCTTCGAGCAGGCGCTGGCCGGCGAGGCGAAGGTGCTCTACCCGCAGCGCGGCCCCAAGCGCGAGCTGCTCGACCTCGCCGAACAGAACGCCCGGCACCTGTTGGAGGAGTTCAAGCTCGCCGACCAGGAGATCGACCAGCGCGCTGCGGATCCCGTGTACGAGCTCGGCCAGCAGCTCGGGCTCGAGAAGCTCCCGCGCTCGCTCGTCTGCTTCGACAACTCCACGGCGCAGGGCAAGGACAGCGTCGGGAGCATCGTCTGGTTCGAGAACGGCCGGCCGCGTCGCGCGGAGTATCGCACGATGAAGGTGAAGACCGTCGACGAGGCCGCGGGGCCGGATGACTTCCAGTCGATGCGCGAGGTGGTCGGCCGGTACTTCCGTCGCCGACTCGAGGAGCGGAAGCCGCTCCCCGACCTGGTGGTGGTGGACGGCGGGAAGGGGCAGCTCAGCGCCGCCGACGAGGCGCTCCAGGCGCTCGGCCTCGGCGCCTTGCCACTCGTGAGCCTCGCGAAGCGCGAGGAGGAGATCTTCGTGCGCGGTCGCTCGGAGCCACTGCGGCTCTCGAGACGCTCGCCCGCATTGCGGCTCATGCAGCAGGCGCGCGACGAGGCGCACCGCACCGCGGTCGGCTACAACCGGAAGCGCCGCTCCATGCGGACGCTCACGAGCGAGCTCCTCAGCATCCCGGGCGTGGGCCCGAAGAAGCGCAGCATGCTCCTCGCCACCTTCGGCTCGCTCCAGGGCGTGAAGGAGGCGAGTCTCGAGCAGATCGCCGGCGTGGAGGGGTTCAGCGAAACGAGTGCGAAGCGGGTATTGCAGGCACTGGGCGTGCTGCCCGCGACCGGACCGGTCGAGCCGATCCCCCCGGCGGCCACGGAACCGACCTCCGAGTGA
- a CDS encoding threonine synthase, with amino-acid sequence MTWSLQCSACAYTQPDGLKLASLCPDCGQPLLARYATAVPRSAITGDASLWRYRAALPLAAHEAAVTLGEGMTPMIELPHLAADVGVRRLWVKDEGINPTASFKARGLMMAVTRAKALRLPGVCVPTAGNAGIALAAYAAAAGIPCRIFAPETTPPPILGSIRAFGAELVLVAGHIGDAGKATMAFAKESGHFNVATVREPYRVEGMKTMGYEVAEQLGWRLPDAIVYPTGGGEGTIGIWKAMAEMVAWGWLPADAPLPRMIIAQASGCAPLVRAFHAGEGKATPWESPATHASGLRVPGPLGDRMTLRTLRESRGEAEAVSEERIRHGTFLLASKSGIDAAPEGGAALEATRQLVAAGRLSKDAEVVVFNTGSGASYRW; translated from the coding sequence ATGACCTGGTCGCTCCAGTGTTCCGCCTGCGCCTACACCCAGCCTGACGGCCTCAAGCTCGCGTCGCTCTGCCCCGACTGCGGCCAGCCCCTGCTCGCGCGCTACGCGACCGCGGTGCCGCGCAGCGCGATCACGGGCGACGCGAGCCTCTGGCGCTACCGCGCGGCGCTGCCGCTCGCGGCGCACGAGGCCGCGGTGACGCTGGGCGAGGGGATGACGCCGATGATCGAGCTGCCACATCTCGCGGCCGACGTCGGCGTGCGGCGGCTCTGGGTGAAGGACGAGGGGATCAACCCCACCGCGAGCTTCAAGGCGCGTGGCCTCATGATGGCGGTGACCCGCGCCAAGGCGTTGCGCCTGCCCGGCGTGTGCGTGCCCACGGCCGGGAACGCGGGGATCGCGCTGGCCGCGTACGCCGCCGCGGCCGGGATTCCCTGTCGCATCTTCGCACCCGAGACCACGCCGCCCCCGATCCTCGGATCGATCCGCGCGTTCGGCGCCGAGCTCGTCCTCGTCGCGGGGCACATCGGCGATGCGGGGAAGGCCACGATGGCCTTCGCGAAGGAGAGCGGCCACTTCAACGTCGCCACCGTGCGCGAGCCGTATCGCGTGGAGGGCATGAAGACGATGGGCTACGAGGTCGCCGAGCAGCTCGGCTGGCGGCTGCCCGACGCGATCGTCTATCCGACCGGCGGCGGCGAGGGGACGATCGGGATCTGGAAGGCGATGGCCGAGATGGTCGCGTGGGGCTGGCTGCCCGCTGACGCACCGCTGCCGCGCATGATCATCGCGCAGGCGTCCGGTTGCGCGCCTCTCGTGCGCGCCTTCCACGCCGGTGAGGGGAAGGCCACGCCGTGGGAGTCCCCCGCGACGCACGCGAGCGGCCTGCGCGTGCCCGGCCCGCTCGGCGACCGCATGACCCTGCGCACGCTCCGCGAGAGCCGCGGCGAGGCCGAGGCGGTGAGCGAGGAGCGGATCCGGCACGGCACGTTCCTGCTCGCGTCGAAGAGCGGCATCGATGCGGCGCCGGAGGGCGGGGCCGCGCTCGAGGCGACCCGTCAGCTCGTCGCGGCCGGACGGCTCTCGAAGGACGCCGAGGTCGTGGTCTTCAACACCGGTTCCGGGGCCAGCTATCGCTGGTGA
- the larC gene encoding nickel pincer cofactor biosynthesis protein LarC, with amino-acid sequence MTRIAILDPFSGISGDMFLGALLDAGLDEAFITGLPATLGLDGVTAQVTRVLRGQISCRKVDFTIPPQPHGRHLKHIKAIVEATPAPESVKTKAMQAFTLITECEAAIHGTTVERVHLHEVGSVDAILDIVGSIWGLERLGVEAVHCGTLSVGDGFVDTQHGRMAVPTAATLRLLEGLPVRPGPEGAGELVTPTGAALVRVLSVGPPPAEYVPRASGFGAGTKDFKDRANALRIVIADRDDAGRTAPGTAAETLVLLAADIDDATGEQIAAAADALRDAGALDVTVLTTLMKKGRPGTRIEVLAVPGAAEGLERLLFTASTTIGVRRQLVTRRALPRTFRDVTVHGESIRVKVVTLPDGTTRSKPEFDDVQRVAAATARTVLEIADAAWRAAGA; translated from the coding sequence ATGACGCGCATCGCCATCCTCGACCCGTTCTCCGGCATCTCGGGCGACATGTTCCTCGGCGCCCTGCTCGACGCGGGCCTCGACGAGGCGTTCATCACCGGGTTGCCGGCGACGCTCGGCCTCGACGGCGTGACGGCGCAGGTGACCCGCGTCCTGCGCGGGCAGATCTCCTGCCGCAAGGTCGACTTCACCATCCCGCCGCAGCCCCACGGGCGGCACCTGAAGCACATCAAGGCCATCGTCGAGGCGACCCCGGCGCCGGAGTCGGTCAAGACGAAGGCGATGCAGGCCTTCACGCTCATCACCGAGTGCGAGGCCGCCATCCACGGCACCACCGTCGAGCGCGTCCACCTGCATGAGGTCGGGAGCGTCGATGCGATCCTCGACATCGTCGGCAGCATCTGGGGACTCGAGCGACTCGGGGTCGAAGCCGTGCACTGCGGGACGCTCTCGGTCGGCGACGGGTTCGTGGACACGCAGCACGGGCGCATGGCGGTCCCCACCGCGGCGACGCTGCGGCTGCTCGAAGGGCTCCCGGTCCGCCCGGGTCCGGAGGGCGCGGGCGAGCTCGTCACGCCCACCGGCGCGGCGCTCGTGCGTGTGCTGAGCGTCGGGCCGCCCCCTGCGGAGTACGTCCCGCGCGCGAGCGGGTTCGGGGCGGGGACCAAGGACTTCAAGGACCGCGCGAATGCGCTGCGCATCGTCATCGCCGATCGCGACGATGCCGGCCGCACGGCCCCGGGTACCGCCGCGGAGACGTTGGTGCTGCTCGCGGCTGACATCGACGACGCGACCGGCGAGCAGATCGCGGCGGCCGCGGACGCGCTGCGCGACGCGGGGGCGCTCGACGTGACCGTGCTCACGACCCTCATGAAGAAGGGACGGCCCGGGACGCGGATCGAGGTGCTCGCGGTCCCGGGAGCGGCCGAGGGGTTGGAGCGACTGCTGTTCACCGCGAGCACCACCATCGGCGTGCGGCGGCAGCTCGTCACGCGCCGCGCGTTGCCGCGCACCTTCCGCGACGTGACGGTGCACGGCGAAAGCATCCGGGTGAAGGTCGTGACCCTCCCCGACGGTACGACCCGGTCGAAGCCCGAGTTCGACGATGTGCAGCGCGTCGCGGCAGCGACCGCCCGCACGGTCCTGGAGATCGCCGACGCGGCGTGGCGTGCAGCCGGAGCCTGA
- a CDS encoding glycosyltransferase family 39 protein: protein MQPEPEARPVLIPGRFIAALVLARILLPLVLLAPPWDFHRDELLYFAMGDHLEWRMQFPPFIAAVARASSALLGDTVWAARVPAALGGGALTLVVLLLVRRLGGGRYAALTAWLGLIAAPVFVRPSVLFQPVIFDQLWTAIAVAALALAARDAKPQRWVWVGVALGLGLLTKASAVMYGAVILGVTLLHPRLRGQLGTRWPWIAAATALVIGAPSVLGQVRYGWPFLAQLRVLEEGQLQHTSTLGTIGGQGLLLGAATLLAVAALWAAGRSAFTGRDEGSAELQTEGLGVASQVAALFALGLLATVLWREGKDYYAAPGHPALLAVGAVWLTERLGRVGRAGLLLGLGAGALILLPLGIPLLRPETMARYSAWIGAGNRTNQGGTLALPQDYADMLGWHAEAEAVAEVYRGLSPADQLVATIAGGNYGQTGALAIYRHRFHLPYPVSSSGDFHAWGAGERRGDVLIVAASPDARPDLERLYAEVEVVRRLTDERRVFEEREVHIFLCRRPRAPLAEVWPSIGPEWD, encoded by the coding sequence GTGCAGCCGGAGCCTGAGGCCCGGCCCGTCCTGATCCCGGGCCGCTTCATCGCGGCCCTCGTGCTCGCGCGGATCCTGCTTCCGCTCGTCCTGCTCGCGCCGCCCTGGGATTTCCACCGCGACGAGTTGCTCTACTTCGCGATGGGCGACCATCTCGAGTGGCGGATGCAATTCCCGCCCTTCATCGCGGCCGTGGCGCGCGCCTCGTCGGCGCTCCTCGGCGACACCGTCTGGGCCGCCCGCGTGCCGGCGGCGCTCGGCGGGGGTGCGCTCACCCTCGTGGTCCTCCTGCTCGTGCGTCGGCTCGGCGGCGGGCGCTACGCCGCGCTCACGGCATGGTTGGGTCTCATTGCAGCGCCCGTCTTCGTTCGGCCGAGCGTCCTCTTCCAACCGGTGATCTTCGACCAGCTGTGGACCGCCATCGCGGTCGCGGCGCTCGCCCTCGCCGCGCGCGACGCCAAACCGCAGCGATGGGTCTGGGTCGGTGTGGCGCTCGGTCTCGGCCTGCTCACCAAGGCATCGGCGGTGATGTACGGCGCGGTCATCCTCGGCGTCACGCTCCTGCACCCGCGGCTTCGTGGCCAGCTCGGGACCCGCTGGCCCTGGATCGCCGCCGCGACAGCGCTCGTGATCGGTGCCCCCTCGGTGCTGGGGCAAGTGCGATACGGCTGGCCGTTCCTCGCGCAGCTCCGGGTCCTCGAGGAAGGACAGCTCCAGCACACCTCGACCCTGGGCACGATCGGTGGGCAGGGCTTGCTGCTCGGGGCGGCGACCCTGCTCGCGGTCGCGGCTCTCTGGGCCGCCGGACGCAGCGCGTTCACCGGACGCGACGAGGGGAGCGCCGAGCTGCAGACCGAAGGGCTTGGCGTCGCATCGCAGGTGGCCGCGCTCTTCGCCCTCGGACTGCTCGCGACCGTGCTCTGGCGGGAAGGGAAGGACTACTACGCGGCACCGGGGCATCCCGCGCTGCTCGCGGTCGGCGCGGTCTGGCTCACCGAGCGACTCGGCCGCGTCGGCCGCGCGGGCCTCCTGCTCGGTCTGGGCGCAGGGGCCCTCATCCTCCTGCCGTTGGGCATCCCGCTGCTTCGCCCCGAGACGATGGCGCGCTACAGCGCGTGGATCGGTGCGGGGAACCGGACGAACCAGGGCGGCACCCTCGCCCTCCCGCAGGACTACGCCGACATGCTCGGCTGGCATGCAGAGGCGGAGGCGGTCGCCGAGGTCTATCGCGGCCTCTCCCCGGCCGACCAGCTCGTGGCGACGATCGCCGGCGGCAACTACGGACAGACCGGGGCGCTCGCGATCTACCGGCACCGGTTCCACTTGCCGTACCCGGTCAGCTCGTCGGGCGACTTCCACGCGTGGGGTGCGGGAGAGCGGCGCGGCGACGTGCTGATCGTGGCCGCCTCCCCCGACGCCCGCCCGGACCTCGAACGGCTCTATGCGGAGGTGGAGGTCGTGCGCCGGCTCACCGACGAACGCCGCGTCTTCGAAGAGCGGGAAGTGCACATCTTCCTCTGCCGTCGTCCGCGCGCGCCGCTCGCGGAGGTGTGGCCGTCCATCGGTCCGGAATGGGATTGA
- a CDS encoding DUF512 domain-containing protein has translation MVRVLRVQPDSIAAELGIVPGTELLSVDGRALEDFLDWEFLTADDAFELEAKLPDGEHVIYEIEREGGDPMGVELEPPNVRRCANRCEFCFIEGLPKGLRKPLYVRDDDYRLSFAYGNFATLSNLKDKDFARILEYRLSPLYVSVHATPWEARKKLLNNPRVPNIVEQLTRLTEGGIQFHGQMVVVPGLNDGDVLEQSLADLYAFGDACLSVALVPVGLTQFSHIYTGESMDAANANRILEAAERWAAKAEAERGDPWVYGSDELYLLAGRELPAAAHYRDFAQIENGVGAVTSLRDRVRSGVARLPRLDGKRIGVVTGSAMAALMPELIHQLTAATGAHFELIPTVNSLFGPTVTTAGLLVGADITSALAHRTDLDLALIPAETINDAGLFLDDQTFVAVREALPMPVYPSYDFIDVLEHEGSPALAGSARNG, from the coding sequence ATGGTCCGCGTCCTTCGCGTCCAACCTGACAGCATCGCCGCCGAGCTCGGGATCGTCCCGGGCACGGAGCTGCTGTCCGTGGACGGACGGGCGCTCGAGGATTTCCTCGATTGGGAGTTCCTCACCGCGGACGACGCGTTCGAGCTCGAAGCGAAGCTCCCCGACGGGGAGCACGTGATCTACGAGATCGAGCGCGAGGGCGGGGACCCGATGGGGGTCGAGCTCGAGCCGCCGAATGTCCGGCGCTGCGCCAACCGCTGCGAGTTCTGCTTCATCGAGGGCCTGCCGAAGGGCCTCCGGAAGCCGCTCTACGTCCGCGACGACGACTACCGGCTCTCGTTCGCCTACGGCAACTTCGCGACGCTCTCGAACCTGAAGGACAAGGACTTCGCGCGGATCCTCGAGTACCGGCTCTCGCCGCTCTACGTCTCGGTGCACGCGACCCCTTGGGAGGCGCGCAAGAAGCTCCTCAACAATCCGCGCGTCCCGAACATCGTCGAGCAGCTCACGCGGCTCACCGAGGGCGGCATCCAGTTCCACGGCCAGATGGTGGTGGTGCCGGGGCTCAACGACGGCGACGTGCTCGAACAGTCGCTCGCCGACCTCTACGCGTTCGGCGACGCCTGCCTCAGCGTCGCGCTCGTCCCGGTGGGTCTCACGCAGTTCTCGCACATCTACACCGGCGAGTCGATGGACGCCGCGAACGCCAACCGGATCCTCGAGGCGGCGGAGCGCTGGGCCGCGAAGGCCGAGGCGGAACGCGGTGACCCGTGGGTCTACGGGTCGGACGAGCTGTACCTGCTGGCCGGCCGCGAACTCCCCGCGGCCGCGCACTACCGCGATTTCGCGCAGATCGAGAACGGCGTGGGTGCCGTGACCTCGCTCCGCGATCGCGTCCGTTCCGGCGTTGCGCGTCTCCCGCGACTCGATGGTAAGCGCATCGGTGTCGTGACGGGTTCAGCGATGGCGGCCCTCATGCCCGAGCTGATCCATCAGCTGACCGCCGCGACCGGCGCGCACTTCGAACTCATCCCCACCGTGAACTCCCTCTTCGGCCCGACGGTCACGACCGCCGGCCTCCTCGTGGGCGCCGACATCACCTCGGCCCTCGCGCACCGCACCGACCTCGACCTCGCGCTCATCCCCGCCGAGACGATCAACGACGCCGGGCTCTTCCTCGACGACCAGACGTTCGTCGCCGTCCGCGAGGCGCTGCCGATGCCGGTCTACCCGTCCTACGACTTCATCGACGTGCTCGAGCACGAGGGGAGCCCTGCGCTCGCCGGGAGCGCGCGCAATGGCTGA
- the der gene encoding ribosome biogenesis GTPase Der, producing the protein MADIPVVALVGRPNVGKSALFNRIIGDDTAIVSEEAGTTRDRHFALAEWQGRPFWLVDTGGLVEDSDLPMDVAIKRQVKEAIAEADLMLLIVDAKAGVHPSDSRIIDLLRNARKPWVLVANKVDDPQKSDYFEFFNLGAGDVVPVSAANGKNSGDLLDIVVKQLPNTDGDGRVEALRVAVVGRPNVGKSSFINKLLGEERLVVSDIAGTTRDSIDTPFTYHGRQFIFVDTAGLRRQSKVDDGVEFYSSLRTRRAIDRADICILMIDATEGLHNQDLKIATLAWEAGRGLIVVVNKWDLKEKDDKTSAKFVKDAGEKVPYLKWVPFLFTSAISGQRVNKVLELIVEVEAERDKRISTSDVNDALQELLARRQPPQAAGHEIKLNYATQVETAPPQILVFGNNPDLVAEHYIRYLHNGFREKWGFIGNPLNIVMRRKGGRD; encoded by the coding sequence ATGGCTGATATCCCGGTCGTCGCGCTCGTCGGCCGCCCCAACGTGGGCAAGTCGGCGCTCTTCAACCGCATCATCGGGGACGACACCGCCATCGTCAGCGAGGAGGCGGGCACCACGCGTGACCGCCACTTCGCGCTCGCCGAGTGGCAGGGGCGCCCCTTCTGGCTCGTGGACACCGGCGGCCTCGTGGAGGACTCCGACCTTCCGATGGACGTCGCGATCAAGCGCCAGGTGAAGGAGGCGATCGCCGAGGCCGACTTGATGCTGCTCATCGTCGACGCCAAGGCCGGCGTGCATCCGAGCGATTCGCGGATCATCGACCTGCTGCGCAATGCGCGGAAGCCCTGGGTCCTCGTCGCCAACAAGGTCGACGACCCGCAGAAGTCCGACTACTTCGAGTTCTTCAACCTCGGGGCGGGGGACGTCGTCCCCGTCTCGGCGGCGAACGGCAAGAACTCCGGCGACCTGCTCGACATCGTCGTGAAGCAGCTGCCGAACACCGACGGCGACGGACGCGTCGAGGCCCTCCGGGTCGCCGTCGTGGGGCGTCCGAACGTCGGGAAGTCGTCGTTCATCAACAAGCTCCTCGGCGAGGAGCGGCTCGTCGTCTCGGACATCGCGGGCACCACGCGCGATTCGATCGACACGCCGTTCACCTACCACGGCAGGCAGTTCATCTTCGTCGACACGGCGGGCCTGCGCCGCCAGAGCAAGGTGGACGATGGCGTCGAGTTCTACTCGTCGCTCCGCACGCGCCGCGCGATCGACCGCGCCGACATCTGCATCCTGATGATCGACGCGACCGAGGGCCTGCACAACCAGGACCTGAAGATCGCGACGCTCGCGTGGGAGGCGGGGCGCGGCCTCATCGTCGTCGTGAACAAGTGGGACCTCAAGGAGAAGGACGACAAGACCTCGGCGAAGTTCGTGAAGGACGCCGGTGAGAAGGTGCCGTACCTCAAGTGGGTGCCGTTCCTCTTCACGTCCGCCATCAGCGGCCAGCGCGTGAACAAGGTGCTGGAGCTCATCGTCGAGGTCGAGGCCGAGCGCGACAAGCGCATCTCCACGAGCGACGTGAACGACGCGCTGCAGGAGCTCCTCGCGCGCCGGCAGCCGCCGCAGGCGGCGGGGCACGAGATCAAGCTCAACTACGCCACGCAGGTGGAGACCGCGCCGCCGCAGATCCTCGTCTTCGGCAACAACCCGGACCTCGTCGCGGAGCACTACATCCGCTACCTGCACAACGGCTTCCGCGAGAAGTGGGGCTTCATCGGCAACCCGCTCAACATCGTCATGCGCCGCAAGGGCGGGCGCGACTGA
- the plsY gene encoding glycerol-3-phosphate 1-O-acyltransferase PlsY: MHPALAVGIAYLAGSIPFAYLAGRALKGVDLRTIGSGNLGATNVYRNLGGEAAAVVLLLDALKGGLPVALLPARLDPAYAGDPTTALWWGLAFGIAAIAGHAKPIFLLWKGGGKGVATAAGVFAALAPAALGIALVAFIAVVWRSRIVSLASISAALLLPLAVAFTIGATSPVFAVACAIGLFVVWSHRTNIQRLRAGTEPRITRAPKEGTR; this comes from the coding sequence ATGCACCCGGCGCTCGCGGTCGGCATCGCGTACCTCGCGGGCTCGATCCCGTTCGCCTATCTGGCCGGACGCGCCCTCAAGGGCGTGGACCTCCGGACCATCGGGTCGGGGAACCTCGGCGCCACGAACGTCTATCGGAACCTCGGGGGCGAGGCCGCCGCCGTCGTGCTGCTGCTCGACGCGCTCAAGGGGGGGCTGCCCGTGGCGCTCCTGCCCGCGCGACTCGACCCCGCGTACGCGGGTGACCCGACCACCGCGCTCTGGTGGGGGCTCGCCTTCGGCATCGCCGCCATCGCCGGCCACGCGAAGCCCATCTTCCTCCTCTGGAAGGGCGGCGGGAAGGGCGTCGCGACCGCGGCCGGTGTCTTCGCGGCGCTCGCCCCGGCCGCGCTCGGCATCGCGCTCGTCGCGTTCATCGCGGTGGTGTGGCGGTCGCGGATCGTCTCGCTCGCGTCCATCAGCGCCGCCCTGCTGCTGCCGCTCGCCGTCGCGTTCACGATCGGCGCCACGTCGCCCGTCTTCGCGGTGGCGTGCGCCATCGGGCTCTTCGTCGTCTGGTCGCACCGCACGAACATCCAGCGGCTCCGCGCGGGGACCGAACCGCGCATCACGCGGGCACCCAAGGAGGGCACGCGATGA